Proteins encoded together in one Lathyrus oleraceus cultivar Zhongwan6 chromosome 5, CAAS_Psat_ZW6_1.0, whole genome shotgun sequence window:
- the LOC127086886 gene encoding callose synthase 12-like — MPTTHPDDDVEPYNIIPLHNDLITDHPSLRFPEVRAALSALRTVGDLRLPPRWQPHMDLLDWLALFFGFQNDNVRNQREHLILHLANAQMRLNAPPDNIDSLDSTVLRSFREKLLRNYSNWCSYLAVKPCVWLPNLSATNSDHRRELLYVSLYLLIWGESANLRFIPECICYIFHNMALDLSIIFQNQQNDCDYTPSYDPQNGFLDSVVKPIYETVRFEAEINSGNGTEPHAKWRNYDDINEYFWTKRCFSKLQWPIDAGSSFFVGKRVGKTGFVERRSFWNLFRSFDRLWVMLILFLQAAIIVGWRDRGYPWHVVLEDRDVQVLLLTVLFTWSALRFFQSLLDIVMQWRLVSRETKMLGVRMVLKIIVASGWIVVFAYFYAKVWSQRNHDKNWSVEANKRLMTFLDVAFVFVIPELLGLALFILPWVRNFMENRNWRIFYMLSWWFQGRTYVGRGLSQGLVDNIKYTLFWAVVLASKFSFSYFLQIHPMIAPSKAVLDLTDVDYHWHEFFKKGNVFALGILWIPVVLIYLMDIQIWYSIYSSLVGATVGLFAHLGEIRSMQQLKLRFQFFATAVLFNLTPEEQLLDGRRTLSSKVKDAVRRMKLRYGLGKPFKKLESNQAEAKKFALLWNEIILSFREEDIVSDKEVELLELPNNYWNVRVIHWPCFLLCNELLLALNQAKDLVDSPDRRLWGKICKHEFRRCAVVEAYDCIRYLLLEIIRPDSEEHSIVIVLFQEIDHSLEIGKFTKVFKTTALPQLHSKLIKLVELLNRGKKDPNQLVNTLQALYEISIRDFFKEKRNNERLKEDGLAPQNPVSSTVLLFENAIQFPDTMNENFYRRIRRLHTILTSRDSMQNIPINLEARRRLSFFSNSLFMNMPHAPQVEKMMAFSVLTPYYSEEVVYSKEQLRTGNEDGISTLYYLQTIHEDEWKNFMERMRREGMMKDKDIWTDKLRELRSWASYRGQTLSRTVRGMMYYYKALKLLAFLDSASEVEIREGSRELVSLNQDSSDGIISQKSPSSSRASSSASLFRGHDYGTALMKFTYVIACQIYGTQKERKDPRADEILYLMKNNEALRVAYVDEVHTGRDEKEYYSVLVKYDQQLEREVEIYRVKLPGPLKLGEGKPENQNHAIIFTRGEAIQTIDMNQDNYFEEALKMRNLLEEFRHYYGIRKPTILGVREHIFTGFVSSLAWFMSAQESSFVTLGQRVLANPLKIRMHYGHPDVFDRFWFITRGGISKASRVINISEDIFAGFNCTLRRGNITHHEYIQVGKGRDVGLNQISMFEAKVASGNGEQVLSRDIYRLGHRLDFFRMLSFFYTTVGFFFNTMMVVLTVYAFLWGRLLLALSGVEAAMESNSNSNKALAMILNQQFLVQIGLFTALPMIVENSLEHGFLQAVWEFLTMQLQLSSVFYTFSMGTRSHFFGRTILHGGAKYRATGRGFVVEHKSFAENYRLYARSHFVKAIELGLILLIYASQSVVATNTFVYLAMTISSWFLVASWIMAPFVFNPSGFDWLKTVCDFDDFMNWIWYRGSVFAKAEDSWEKWWYEEQDHLKVTGLWGKLMEIVLDLRFFVFQYGIVYQLGIAAGSTSIAVYLLSWIYVFVVFGVCVVVAYARNEFDAKHHIYYRLVQSIVVVLAILLIVALLEFTEFKFIDIFTSLVAFIPTGWGMLLIAQVFRPFFQHTIVWHGVVALARLYDILFGIIVMAPVAILSWLPGFQAMQTRVLFNEAFSRGLRIFQMVTGKKSQS, encoded by the coding sequence ATGCCAACCACTCACCCCGACGACGACGTCGAACCCTACAACATCATCCCACTCCACAACGACCTCATCACCGACCACCCTTCCCTCCGCTTCCCCGAAGTCCGCGCTGCACTCTCCGCTCTCCGCACCGTCGGCGACCTCCGCCTTCCTCCTCGATGGCAACCTCACATGGACCTCCTCGATTGGCTCGCTCTCTTCTTCGGCTTCCAAAACGACAACGTTCGCAACCAACGCGAACACCTCATCCTCCATCTTGCCAACGCTCAGATGCGTCTCAATGCTCCCCCAGACAACATCGATTCACTCGACTCCACCGTCCTCCGTTCCTTCCGTGAAAAACTCCTCCGTAACTACTCCAACTGGTGCTCATATCTCGCCGTTAAGCCATGTGTCTGGCTTCCCAATCTCTCCGCCACTAACTCTGATCACCGCCGTGAACTCCTCTATGTTTCTCTCTATCTTCTAATCTGGGGAGAGTCTGCAAATCTCCGCTTCATCCCGGAATGTATTTGCTACATTTTCCATAACATGGCATTGGACCTCAGCATAATCTTTCAGAATCAACAAAATGACTGCGACTACACGCCATCCTATGATCCGCAAAACGGTTTTCTAGACAGTGTCGTGAAACCTATTTATGAAACCGTGAGATTTGAAGCTGAGATTAATAGTGGCAATGGAACAGAACCGCATGCTAAATGGAGAAATTACGATGATATTAACGAGTATTTTTGGACTAAGAGGTGTTTTAGTAAGCTCCAATGGCCTATAGATGCTGGAAGCAGTTTTTTCGTTGGAAAGCGCGTCGGGAAGACTGGTTTTGTGGAACGCAGGTCGTTTTGGAACTTGTTTCGGAGTTTTGATAGGCTTTGGGTGATGCTGATTTTGTTTCTTCAAGCTGCAATTATTGTTGGTTGGAGAGATAGGGGTTATCCTTGGCATGTGGTGTTGGAGGATCGTGATGTGCAGGTTCTGCTTTTAACTGTTTTGTTCACTTGGAGTGCTTTAAGGTTTTTTCAATCTTTGCTTGATATAGTTATGCAATGGAGGTTGGTTTCAAGGGAGACAAAGATGCTTGGAGTGAGGATGGTGTTGAAAATCATTGTTGCTTCTGGATGGATAGTTGTTTTTGCTTACTTTTATGCTAAGGTATGGTCGCAGAGAAACCATGATAAAAATTGGTCTGTTGAAGCAAATAAGAGGTTGATGACTTTTCTTGACGttgcttttgtttttgttattCCAGAGCTTCTTGGTTTGGCACTTTTTATACTTCCTTGGGTTAGAAATTTTATGGAGAATAGGAATTGGAGGATTTTTTACATGTTATCGTGGTGGTTTCAGGGGAGAACTTATGTTGGTCGTGGATTGAGTCAGGGTCTTGTAGATAACATTAAGTACACTTTGTTTTGGGCTGTGGTGTTGGCCTCAAAATTTAGTTTCAGTTACTTTTTACAGATTCATCCCATGATTGCTCCATCAAAGGCAGTGTTGGACCTTACGGATGTGGATTATCATTGGCATGAGTTTTTTAAAAAAGGTAACGTTTTTGCTCTTGGGATACTGTGGATTCCTGTTGTTTTGATTTATCTAATGGATATTCAGATATGGTATTCAATATATTCGTCTTTGGTGGGGGCAACAGTGGGTTTGTTTGCACATTTGGGTGAGATCCGAAGTATGCAACAGCTGAAGTTGAGGTTTCAGTTTTTCGCCACTGCTGTTCTTTTTAATTTAACGCCAGAGGAGCAGTTATTGGATGGAAGGCGAACATTGAGTAGCAAGGTTAAGGATGCAGTTCGTAGGATGAAGCTCAGGTATGGGCTTGGAAAACCTTTTAAGAAGCTCGAGTCTAACCAAGCTGAGGCCAAAAAATTTGCTTTGTTATGGAACGAAATAATTTTGTCGTTCAGAGAGGAGGATATCGTTTCTGACAAAGAGGTTGAGTTGCTGGAGCTGCCAAACAATTACTGGAATGTCAGGGTTATACATTGGCCGTGTTTTCTTCTCTGTAATGAATTGTTACTGGCATTAAATCAGGCCAAAGACCTTGTTGATTCTCCCGATAGGAGGCTTTGGGGAAAGATATGTAAGCATGAGTTCAGGCGATGTGCTGTGGTTGAAGCATATGACTGTATCAGATACTTGCTTCTAGAGATTATTAGACCTGATAGTGAAGAGCATTCTATTGTTATCGTTCTGTttcaagaaattgatcattcacTTGAGATTGGGAAGTTCACTAAAGTGTTCAAAACTACTGCACTCCCCCAGCTCCACAGCAAGTTGATAAAACTTGTTGAATTGTTAAACAGAGGAAAAAAGGATCCTAACCAATTGGTGAACACCCTTCAGGCCCTTTATGAGATTTCTATCCGAGATTTTTTCAAGGAGAAAAGGAATAACGAAAGGCTAAAGGAGGATGGTTTGGCTCCCCAAAACCCAGTTTCTTCTACAGTTCTACTTTTTGAGAATGCCATTCAGTTTCCTGACACCATGAACGAGAACTTTTATCGCAGGATTCGGCGCTTGCATACTATTCTTACCTCCAGGGATTCAATGCAAAATATTCCAATAAATCTAGAAGCTAGACGGCGACTTTCTTTCTTCAGTAACTCACTTTTTATGAACATGCCCCATGCTCCTCAAGTTGAGAAAATGATGGCTTTCAGTGTTCTAACCCCTTATTATAGTGAGGAAGTAGTTTACAGTAAAGAACAACTCAGAACTGGGAATGAAGATGGGATCTCAACACTATATTATTTGCAGACTATACATGAAGATGAATGGAAGAATTTTATGGAGAGAATGCGGCGAGAGGGAATGATGAAAGACAAAGATATATGGACAGATAAACTAAGAGAATTAAGGTCCTGGGCATCCTATAGAGGCCAGACACTATCGCGGACTGTTAGAGGAATGATGTACTATTATAAGGCCCTCAAGCTCCTGGCATTTTTAGATTCTGCATCAGAAGTAGAGATCAGAGAAGGTTCACGTGAACTTGTTTCATTGAATCAAGATAGTTCAGACGGTATCATCTCGCAAAAGTCACCATCTTCTTCTAGAGCAAGCAGTTCAGCAAGTTTGTTTAGAGGCCATGACTATGGAACTGCTTTAATGAAATTCACATACGTGATTGCTTGCCAGATATATGGAACTCAGAAGGAAAGAAAGGATCCCCGTGCCGATGAAATCTTGTATCTAATGAAAAACAATGAAGCCCTCCGAGTTGCCTATGTTGACGAGGTTCACACAGGGAGGGATGAGAAGGAGTATTATTCTGTTCTTGTTAAGTACGACCAACAATTGGAGAGGGAGGTGGAAATTTACCGTGTAAAATTGCCAGGTCCCTTAAAACTAGGAGAAGGAAAGCCAGAAAATCAAAATCATGCCATCATCTTTACCCGTGGGGAAGCAATTCAAACTATTGATATGAACCAAGATAACTACTTCGAAGAGGCACTTAAAATGCGAAATCTCTTGGAAGAATTCAGGCATTACTATGGCATTCGAAAACCAACTATTTTGGGAGTGAGGGAACATATTTTTACAGGTTTTGTTTCCTCTCTTGCTTGGTTCATGTCAGCTCAGGAATCAAGTTTTGTCACCTTAGGACAGAGGGTTTTGGCAAACCCTTTGAAAATCCGAATGCATTATGGCCATCCTGATGTGTTTGACAGGTTTTGGTTCATAACTAGAGGTGGTATCAGCAAAGCTTCCAGAGTGATCAATATAAGCGAGGACATTTTTGCAGGTTTTAACTGTACTCTTCGTCGAGGTAATATCACACATCATGAATACATTCAGGTTGGAAAAGGAAGGGATGTTGGGTTGAATCAAATATCAATGTTTGAAGCGAAGGTTGCTAGTGGAAATGGGGAGCAAGTACTAAGCAGAGATATATATAGATTGGGTCATAGACTGGATTTTTTCAGGATGCTGTCATTTTTCTATACAACAGTGGGATTCTTTTTTAATACAATGATGGTGGTTCTTACTGTTTATGCATTTCTGTGGGGTCGGTTATTGCTTGCTCTTAGTGGTGTTGAAGCTGCTATGGAGAGCAACAGCAATAGTAATAAAGCACTTGCTATGATATTGAATCAACAGTTCTTAGTCCAAATTGGACTTTTCACTGCCCTTCCAATGATTGTGGAGAATTCCCTTGAACATGGGTTCCTTCAAGCTGTCTGGGAGTTTTTGACAATGCAGCTCCAACTTTCATCAGTTTTCTACACATTCTCCATGGGTACACGTAGCCATTTCTTTGGCAGGACTATCCTGCACGGCGGTGCAAAATATCGAGCCACAGGCCGTGGTTTTGTTGTAGAGCACAAGAGTTTTGCAGAAAACTATAGACTCTATGCTCGTAGCCATTTTGTGAAAGCAATTGAGTTGGGGTTAATATTACTAATTTATGCATCACAGAGTGTTGTAGCAACTAACACATTTGTTTATCTAGCCATGACCATCTCTAGTTGGTTCTTGGTTGCGTCATGGATTATGGCACCTTTTGTGTTCAATCCTTCTGGTTTTGACTGGTTAAAAACTGTCTGTGATTTTGACGACTTTATGAACTGGATTTGGTACCGTGGAAGTGTGTTTGCTAAAGCTGAAGATAGCTGGGAAAAGTGGTGGTATGAAGAGCAAGATCATCTAAAGGTAACTGGGCTTTGGGGAAAGCTTATGGAGATTGTTTTAGACCTTCGTTTCTTCGTCTTCCAGTATGGTATTGTCTATCAGCTAGGCATAGCTGCAGGAAGTACCAGTATTGCTGTTTACTTGCTATCATGGATTTATGTATTTGTTGTGTTTGGGGTTTGTGTGGTGGTAGCTTATGCCAGGAATGAATTTGATGCAAAACATCATATCTATTATAGGCTGGTCCAGTCAATTGTTGTAGTTCTTGCCATACTCTTGATAGTTGCTTTGTTGGAATTCACCGAGTTCAAATTCATCGACATTTTTACTAGCTTGGTGGCATTCATTCCCACGGGCTGGGGAATGTTATTGATTGCTCAAGTATTTAGGCCATTTTTTCAGCACACCATAGTTTGGCATGGAGTTGTTGCCCTGGCTCGTCTATATGATATATTATTTGGAATCATTGTTATGGCTCCTGTTGCAATACTATCTTGGTTGCCTGGCTTTCAAGCAATGCAGACCAGAGTTCTCTTCAATGAAGCATTCAGTCGGGGCCTCCGGATATTCCAGATGGTTACAGGAAAAAAATCTCAAAGTTAA